One stretch of Sphingomonas ginsenosidivorax DNA includes these proteins:
- a CDS encoding 1-deoxy-D-xylulose-5-phosphate reductoisomerase, which yields MTLNRRSVTVLGATGSIGNSTLDLINRHPDTFDVDTVTAHRDIVGLAAAARQSNARYAVIADETKYLALKGLLGGTGIQVAAGADAIIERAGAGTDWTMAAIVGLAGLEPIMAALRAGGTVALANKEALVAAGTIMMDAVVDHGATLLPVDSEHNAVFQCFEPDPARIRRIVLTASGGPFRTWSYEQMRYATVTQAVKHPNWPMGHKISVDSATMMNKGLELIEARHLFGVAPGMLDIVVHPESIIHSMVDFIDGSTLAQMGCPDMRVPIAYTLAWPERMATPCDRLDLAQLGQLTFEKPDEDRFPALRIAKSALYQGGATPVIMNAANEVAVAAFLQQHIGFADIMKVVEMVLETYMAPDPADLDDVHAIDEEARAFTTFHLKAAVAA from the coding sequence ATGACCTTGAACAGACGAAGCGTCACCGTTCTTGGGGCGACAGGTTCGATCGGGAATTCGACCCTCGACCTCATCAATCGTCACCCCGACACCTTCGACGTCGACACGGTGACGGCCCATCGTGACATCGTCGGACTCGCCGCTGCGGCTCGCCAATCCAATGCTCGATATGCGGTGATCGCGGACGAGACCAAATATCTTGCGCTCAAGGGACTCTTGGGCGGAACCGGCATTCAAGTGGCGGCGGGCGCGGACGCGATCATAGAGAGGGCGGGGGCCGGTACTGATTGGACGATGGCGGCGATCGTCGGACTGGCAGGTCTTGAGCCGATTATGGCGGCCCTTCGGGCAGGGGGGACCGTAGCGCTCGCAAACAAGGAGGCCCTGGTGGCAGCCGGTACGATCATGATGGACGCCGTTGTCGACCATGGCGCAACGCTGCTCCCGGTGGATTCGGAGCATAACGCCGTCTTCCAGTGCTTTGAGCCCGATCCTGCGCGGATCAGGCGTATCGTCCTAACTGCCAGCGGGGGGCCGTTTCGCACCTGGTCGTACGAGCAGATGAGGTATGCGACCGTAACACAGGCAGTGAAGCATCCAAATTGGCCGATGGGACACAAGATCTCGGTCGATAGCGCCACGATGATGAACAAGGGGCTCGAACTGATCGAGGCACGCCATCTATTCGGCGTCGCGCCTGGCATGCTCGACATCGTGGTTCATCCGGAATCCATCATCCATTCGATGGTCGACTTCATCGACGGCTCGACGCTGGCACAGATGGGTTGTCCCGACATGCGCGTGCCGATCGCCTATACCTTGGCGTGGCCGGAGCGAATGGCGACGCCCTGCGATCGGCTTGATCTTGCTCAGCTTGGTCAGTTGACCTTCGAAAAGCCTGACGAAGACCGCTTTCCGGCGCTGCGTATCGCGAAATCGGCGCTGTACCAGGGAGGAGCGACACCCGTGATCATGAACGCCGCGAACGAGGTCGCCGTCGCAGCCTTCCTTCAGCAGCATATCGGCTTCGCCGATATCATGAAGGTCGTCGAGATGGTGCTTGAGACCTATATGGCTCCAGATCCCGCAGATCTCGACGATGTCCACGCAATCGACGAGGAGGCAAGGGCGTTCACAACATTCCATTTGAAAGCGGCCGTGGCAGCTTGA